A window of Leptolyngbya sp. FACHB-261 genomic DNA:
AAATGGCTGCTGTCGCCAAGAATTCAATCTTGTTTCCTTATGTTCTTTCAATTCCAAAAACCGCTTCACTTGTTTTTTTAATTTGGCTATATACCTGTCAAACATCTCTTTGTCAACCAAGTTATATTTAGCCAGATTTATTATGTTGAAATATCCCTCAACTTGTAGTGAGCGAAGCTCAATCAGTGCATTTAGCCTTTCCTGTTGATTTTGCTGTGTAGGATCAAATCGCTCCAAGAAATCTCTTACCCTACTAAGATAAAAAATACCTCCCAGGGCAAAATCTATGCCAAAGAGTTCTGACTGGTTACGAAGTTTCTGATAGCTATCATCAACATCATTTTTAGTTCTCTCAGAGTGTTTCTTTAAATCCTCAACGTCCGACCGGCCGTTATTGATAGACATTAGTGTAGTCTCAATATTGTTCAGACGAACTACCGCTTGAGCTTCAATCGTGGCTACAAGCATAGTTATTAAACCTTTCTCTTTTCTCTTCACCTCCCTCTGTTTTTCCTGCTTTGTCATTGTTTGCCCCAGCGCAAAAGTTGCTACTGGCAGAATCAGCCTAAATATCTCCACTTGTTGACTGACCTGATAGGAAGAGAGATACGTAAATAAGAAAGGAGATGCTAAAAAGAATACTGAGGCTATAAAAACCCCTTTCTCGTCGTTGATTTTAGAATTGAGGTACTCGAAGCCGCCAAGCCTGTAAATCAGCCATCCACCTGAAATAGTAAGACCAAGGACAGCAGAGAAAGGGATGTTGTTGATGTAATCCACAGGATTGTCTATCCAGTAATTTACAGCCGTAATTCTAATTCATTTAAAACTAATCCACTGTAAGAACAGGGCTCAGAGATTTTTAGAAAAGGATTTTCTGACTTTTCTCAATCTCTCCCCTCATCAGCATCATTCATACACTCCAGGGCACAGTTGCGGCATAGGCAGTTCCCATCTGAGAAACAGATCTGGAGTGGTGAGTGTGTCCTGAGTGGTGAGCATGATTGGATCATCAGCGGAGCGGCAAATTGCGACTGCATGGGATTAAGCAGAGAGCAATAATTGCCGAGCAGACAAAAAACCAACTCGGAGCTCTCCCATTGCAAGCAAATCGATCAGAACTGTGGATGCAACGGATTGGGTAGCCCAATGATCATTGCATCCTTGCCATATATCCAGTTGTGTTCGACTTGTGGTCTCTAGCTCTCACAAATATCGTCCAGTGACTCTGAGAGCGTGGCAGTTAGAGCAAACCGCTCCGCATTCACTTCCAACACAGCGCTCACTTGGTCAGCAACATCCTCAGGCGTCATTTCCTTCAATACACGGCGCTCAGGAAAGAAAGCAGGGCAACCTAAATGGTGAGTAATAGCCGCTCGAACACAAGTAGCAATCACCCCTTGCAACTCTGCCCGTCCTCGCTGGCGTTGGTACTTCGCCCCTTCGTGGGTCGTTGCATATAGCGGCTGTAGGCGATTGAGCGCATAAGCAACAACCTCGCCGATGTCTATATTCAGTTGCCAGTCCGCTTCAAAAGCATCGGCCTGTGCCATCGTCTCCATCAGCACCAGCTCCTCCATGACATTGATGTACTGCTTACGGGGCAAGGTTCGGACTTCGCCAGTCCGCAATGCCGCTTGTAAGCGGTCCAGCGCAAGGTAATCCCCAATACTGGGTATAGTGTCACTCTCACAGAGATGATTGATCTCAAACTCCATGCTGGGAGTCAGGCAGTGGTTGCAAAACGCTTGCTCAACAATTTCCTCGATAGTCATGGGGAGATGAACCGTGCAGTGAAGCGTGTACAAAGTTGAGACTTCAGCCAACCTGCTCCACAGAAGGGGCGGTGCGAGAACTCGTCTCCTGTTCGAGAATGCCCAGTTTGGCGGAGAGACTCACGCGAGAAATCATAGCGAATAGAAATAGCCGCCTGCTCATTAGTCAGACGGCTATTCCTACACAGTTATCCCCTCACCCGAAATGCACCAATTAGAGATTGAGACAAGAATCTAAAAGTGCATTCAGGTTACATAGATTACACTTCTAAAAATCGTGTTCCAAAATCGCAAGGCCGCGCCGGTAAAGCTCACGAGCATATTCGGTCCAGATACCCTGCCCCCAATAGCGAAAGCAACTGGTTTGACTAAGCAGCAGATACAGCAAGGCGTTGCGGTAGCGAGGTTCTTGGGTGTCAGCCTGGACTTTCCTGTGAAATAAAGCACTGAGTTGGTTCATTGGCGTGAGCACATTTTCGTAACCCTTCACCCAACTGCGGTCATTCGTCCAGGAGGCCCCATCTAGATGAAAATTAGAATCCGATTGACGCAATTGCTCAATCGCTTGCTCAAGCCGCTCCGGTGTCGGAGGTTGATCACCGAGCTGTGCCCAAATCCGGTGTTGTCCCACTGCTTGACAGGGCGGAAATTGATTGGGGTCGCAACCGGCAGCTTCAATCAACTCCAGATATTCGCCACCGTTGAGACCAATCACCCCTTCTGGACCAATCTGTTCCCAAGCCTGGAAAAAAGCACTGGGAAACTCATTCATCATCACCCCGCCATTTTCGCCATCCCCGATCTGGCTGACTAAAGGCGGAATTTCAACTCCAGCTAGCTCCTGCCGCGCTAAAGTTTTCGCTTCGTAATAGGGCTGCATTTGCCCCACCAGTTTCGTATCCGACCCCTGAGTTTTAATCAAGGCGGTAATGCTAACTTCCTCGCCCTGGGAGTTACGAGCAATTAAACGATGAGGCAGATGCTTGTGGTCAATTGGTCCACCCTGCAACATTTCCACTGAATGTTCTTGCACCAAAAGCCAACGGTAACCACAATCGCGGAGCGCTTTAACAAACTCGTAGAGTGTATCCGGGTGGTTGGGCAAATGCATTTCAGGTGGGGAGAAACCACGCACGCGGCTCAGTGCTTCCCAACCAAACAGCGACGCAAAATGATGTTGCCAGGCGCGAATGTGCAGTTTGAGATCGGGAATTGGGGTTGAGGGCACTACGGTATGGCTCCACATCGTGCCCAGCCACTCAACACAAGGCCAGTAAGCTGGGTCGGTGGTGATTCGCCGCAAATTATCGAGCAGTTCAGGTCCTAACCGCCCAGAATCGGTCATTTGTTGCAACCCCCAGAGCAGATTGCCTGAGTAATCCAACATCACGCGGGGCTGTCGACCTGAATGCACCAGTTTTGGGATGAACTCCCCCATGCGGCCATAGCACCAGGCAAACGGACCAGCATTATGGTTATCCCCCTCGCCCGGGTGCTCAAACATATGTTGCAGGTTGCTAATCAGTTCTCCCTGCGCGCCAGCCGGGATCGTGGGCTGATGCATGTGAAGCGCAATGGCGAACGCCGCCTGCACTTGCTCTAGCCGGACGGGTGTGCGCTCCAGAAACACCGGAGCCGTGGAGCTCATGACTTCAACAACACGGTCCTCCCAGCCGCAAATATTGGGCAGACCTTCGATCAGCACCGGCAAATCTGAGGGTTGGGTCGACGTTGGGGAAAAGGCAGTCATTAGGCAACCTCAAGCGAATGCAGAGCGATTGCCCTTAGCCTACTCTGTTGCTGCCTTTATAAAGTTTTGATGAAGCTGTTAGTGACACCGTACTTCCACTGAGGTCCTGATTCAGGATGGACGGGTTGTACATTGCCTCCCACAGGAGCATCAAAGCGTGTTTTTAAAGCAATTCTTAACAGCAACAGCCGGAGCAACAGTTACGCTCAGCGCAGTTCTAGGTATGGCGGCAGCTGCCTCAGCCCATACTTTCAGCAATTTGTATGTGTTTGGGGACAGCCTCTCTGACGTAGGTCAGCTCTTTAATGCCACTGGCGGACTATTCCCGCCTAGCCCTTTCTACAACAACGGTCGCTTTTCTAATGGTCCAGTCTGGGTAGAGTATTTGGCTCCTCAGTTGGGGCTCGGCGTCGATCTGAATAACGACTTTGCTCTTGGCGGTGCAACGACAGGAACTAATAACGCCCTCGACGGCCTCATCGATCCGACTGGCACTTTAAACTTGCCGGGCTTACAACAACAAATTGGTTCTTTCACAACAACCCGTCCAGCCGCAGATCCCAACGCGCTTTATATTGTGTGGGCTGGCGCAAATGACTATTTGGGTGGGGGCATCACTAACCCTGCTGAACCCGTTAGCAACCTTGCGCAGGCCATTACTACCTTGGCGGGGGCGGGGGCTAGAACAATTCTGGTGCCCAACTTACCAAGTTTGGGGGCTTTGCCCAACTCGCAAAACCCAGCCGGTCTCAATGCCCTGAGTGAAGCCCACAATACGGGTCTAGCCCTGACACTCAATGGCTTGAGTCAGACCCTACCTCAGGTTGACCTAATTCCTCTGGATATTAATAGCCTCTTCCAGCAAGCCATTGCTAACCCTAGCCAGTTTGGTTTCACCAATGTGACTGCCCCCTGTCTGTTGAATCTAACCTGTACGAATCCAGATGAATTCCTATTCTGGGATACTCTGCATCCGACAACAGCAGGGCATGAGATTGTGGCTAATTTTGCCTTTGACATATTGAAAGCCGATGAGCCTAAACCCCCGACTTCTGTTCCTGAGGCCACACCTATTTTGGGTCTGCTTGTTTTAGGAGGCTTGGGTGCAAGTTCAGCATTCAGACGCAAAATGACTAAAGACACTTCAACTTTTTAAGTTAGACTTCTCTAACTTCGTTAGTGCTCAGAACGAACTGAGTGCCTGAAGCGTCAAAAACCTTTGAACAGAACGATTCAAACAGCCCAAGCTGCTCATCCAGCCTGGGCTGTTTAGTTTTGGGCCGTTAGCTATGAGCAATTTCCTGGTGTCGCTACTTTGTTAGCACCTATCCATAGATAGTTGAGGCAAGCTAGCAACCAGAATTATTCCTCAGCCGGAACTATCAGACTGCAACTTCGCGAGATCCTCAGCAAAATTGCAGGTCGATGCAAGTCTTGAGGTGTTAACCCGTAAATCTACTGAAGCTATGGCGCTGTCAACCTTCTATGGTGCAGACGTTAGAGTAAACACCGGAAGCGTGCTGAAGGACAAGAAAGACTGAGGTAAGGCAGTTACCAAGGCTTTGTCGATGTAGGCTCAACAGAACTGTTAATAGTGATGAATTTCGATAGGAACCAGGAAATCGACACCGAGAGCAATAGTACCCTCACCGTCAAAGCTCCGCTTGATCCAGCGCTGCTCCAACATTACCAATCCTGCATGATCGGAGCAGCTGTGTTTGACCTGAGCGGTTTGCCCAAGGAGTATTTCACATCGACGAACGGTGCTACGAGCACTACAACGACTTGGGTTCAGACCACCTTTCAAGCCCTGGGGCTACGGTCGTTGCTCTCTTCTTCCTTGCAGGTCGATGGTTTTCGCCATGCTGTCATTCAGGGGGAGGGCTACTCGGCCCTAGTCGTGAAGCAGAGCGGGCGCTACATTGCGCTGCTCACCAACCAGCAGGACATCATGAGCCTGGGCGAGTCGTTTATCCAGTGGGCCCGTCAGTTCGAACCGGCTGAACTACGCGCTAATCCTCGTTTCCGCGTCACTTGAGGCAGACCCTCAGAGACGCACATCACTTCTACAGGCCTAGATCCACCGCGACCCGATGGGCACAGGCAAAACCAGAAAAAGCCACAGCATTCAGCCCCTGCCCTGGAAAGGTCGAATCTCCCACACAGTAGAGATGAGGAACGGCAGTGCGATTGAACGGCATAGTCAGTAGGCCTGGCAGCTTGCGAGCGGGGATTGGACCATAGGTGCCATTGCGACGCCCTAAAAAGCGCCGATGAGTGCGAGGCGTACCGACCTCCTGGAAGTCAATTGCTGCCTCCAGACCTGGAAAGATCGCCTCTAGTCGTTGAATCAGGCGAGTGGCAGCCGCTGCCTTGGCCTGTTCATACTGGCTGGACGATAATCCTTGCCACTCACTCAGCCAACTAGGGGTGAAGGCATGAATGATGTGATGTCCAGGCGGCGCTAGGCTCGGGTCCAGGAGGGTTGGAATCGACACGAAGATGGTGCCTTGCTCAGCCTCTATGTGTTGCCAGTCTTCCAGCATGATGTGGTGACACTCGGTGCCCCTAGGCAAGAGATCCGCTTTCACCCCCAAGTGCAGGCTCAAGAAGCTGGGAGACTGACGGTAGCGCTGCTGCCAACGGCGCTCCCGAGTTGGGAGGTTAGCAGCCGGTAGCAGCTTTTCAAAGGTGTCCCAGCGCGTGGCATTAGAGACGACCCGACGCGCCTGCAAAGTTTCGCCGGTTGCCAACTTCACACCAACGGCCCGGCCTTGCTCAGTTAAAACCTGGGTGACTCTGGCACCGTACCGGATCTCACTTCCAGCCTTCTCCAGACCGGTCGTGAGGGCTTCGGCAATCCGACCAACGCCCCCCTTGGGGTAGTTGATGCCGCCGTAGTGCCGGTCTGAGAAAACCATGCCAGCGTTGATCATCGGCGTCATGTCTGCGGGTACAACCGACCAGCAGTAGCACTCCATGTCGATGAACTTGAGCAGTGCCGGGTCAGAAATATGCCGTCGCGCCACATCGCCAACGTTCTGAGGCAGGTACTTCACCAAGCCCAGACAAGATAGGGGGCGCTGAAAAAAGACGCGGGTCAGGTAGCGAGGCTCTTCCAACGACAGCAACTCCATCGAGTTCAGGCAGTTGAAGACTTGCCAGCACTCATCGTAGAAGCGCCGAATGCCCTGCCGCTCATGGGGAAAGCGTGCAGATAGCTCCTGCAAGAACTTCTCATAGTCCCGATGCACTTTGAGATCCAGACTGTCTGGCAGGTGGTAGTGAATCTGCACGGGGTCTGGGATGGTCTCCAAGCTCATACCCACGCTGCTCAAGGCCCGCGTGAGCAAGTTGGTTGTGCCCTGGCTGCCAAAACCAAAGATCATCGAGGCTCCGACATCAAAGCGGTAGCCCTCTCGTTCAAAAAAACCCGCACTGCCGCCCGGAATCAGGTAGCGCTCGAGAACCAGTACCCGTGCCCCTTTGGCTGCCAATTGAGTTGCCGTCACTAGGCCGCCGATCCCAGAGCCAATGACGATGACATCTGCATCCATTACGAACTTATATGAAGTGCCTGCTCAAAGCTCAGTGTACTGAAAATGGCGTCTCGCAATTGCTCAATGCTGTCGGCCCAATAGTTCGGTGAAGCGCTGGCCAATTGCTCTCGCGAATGCACACCCCAGGTCACCGCGCAGGATCGTACGCCACCGGCCTGGGCCATCTCCAGGTCAAAGGTGGTATCGCCGATCAATAGCGCCGCTTCAGCTGGCAGACCGAACTGGGCCAGCGCCCGCTCCACTGACTCTGGATGCGGTTTGTAGTGGGTGAGAACATCGGGTGAAAAAATTGCACCGAAATAATGACGCCACGCTAAGTGCTCCAGAATGAGCTCAATGCTGCCGCCACGCTTGCTAGAGGCAATCACCATCCTCAAACCGGCCGCTTCTACCTCAGCCAGCAGGGCACCCATACCGGGGATTGGCTGAGTTTGCTCCAAGACATTAGCGTTATAAACCTCTCGGTAGTAGGCCACGATTGCTGGGATGCGCTCATAATCGCCTTCATCCAGTAGCAGTCGTAGCTGATCGGTTAGGGGAATGCCGATTAGGTTCCGCCACTGCTCAATCATGGTTTCGGGGAACCCCATTGCCCGCACAGTCTGGGCAATGGCGGCGACAATACCAGCTTCGCTATCGACGAGAGTGCCGTCAAAGTCAAAAATCAACAGGCGGGTTTGCGTCATAGGGTCAAGATAGGCGAGAGTGAGCTAGGGCTATGTGGATGGCATTCCAAAATTTTCCTGGCATGATAGTCCTACCAGATGTTTGTCCTCAGTCATCGACTGTGGCAGGAGGCCGCTTTTTGAAGCCAAAGCCAGAATTTTGAGAAAAACGCGCGTAAATCACAGCCACGAATGAGCACGAGGAGGGGGTGCATATTATTAGGCTTTTAGCGATTCCTCAGCCCAGTCAGCGTTTGGTAACCGGCTTGCTAAAGAGGGAAAAACCTCAGTTGGAAGCTCTTTTCCTGTTTGATTGCGACCGCACCCAGGCAGAATCATGTTCATCCTGAAACGGCAGGATGTTGAGATCTCAACGATTTCCCATCCTCAGAAGGCGCAGCAGATCCCCATTCTCCACTATCAGGGCCAAACCTTTCGCCTGCTTAGTGTGTTCACAGGTGCCCAGAAAGATGAGGCACTGGCCTTCTGGCGTGACCTGACCGAAAATCGGGGTAAAGCTTGTGTCTTGCTGGAGGAGCCTGAGCGCTATAGCGTTTGGGGCAAGGTTCGATTGGACGAACTCCAGAGCAAAGCCGGGGGGCAAGGCGTACTTGCAGTTAAAGAAGCGAAGGCCAATCCACTCTGGGTTCAAACCTGCCTGCTCTTGTTACAGGGAGTTTACCTGGAGGTTGAAGATTTCCTAGGTGGACGTCAGGCACGTCTGTTTCAGCATGACCTCAATGAAGTTTTTGATCAGTGGAATTTTCCCCAAACCGACACGCCTGAGCGGATCGAGCAACTGCTCTCAATGGATCCGCTGGCGACGTTGCAACTCCCGCCCTGGGACGAGCAATTGCTGAACGTGCTGATCGCCGAGTTGCACCGCCTAGGCCATACCTATTTCGGCAACTCTTCGTTTGCCGTGCGCGTGCTTGAGGCGCTGGATGCGATACCATCTTCTGAAAGATCTCAAGCCCTCGCTTGGCTTCGCAGCACGCCCAAAGGCAAGCTCTGGCAGTAAGTTGGTCACGAGCAGATTCGTCTCCACTTTGCCAGTTAAATTGCCAGTCTAAAGTTGGGTAATTGCTCCGAACCAGTGATGCTTAGGAACTGGAGATTCGGGTTGCTATTGGGGTGCTGAAGCTGTGCTCAGGGATAAGCCGAAGTCGGGCAGTTCTGCTGGTTTACCATTGGCCCCAGTCATTGCGGTGGGTCTAGGCTGGTTTGTCTTGGCCCTAATGTTCTTTTTGCTCTTTGGGACGCCTAGTGTACCGGAAGTCGATCCAGCCACAGAGCAACTAATTCTGACGCCTGAGACAGGAAAAGCAACTCTGGGCTTTCCGCTTTGGTATACCGTCGGCACCTATATTTTCGAGTTGGCAGCGTTGTTTGCCGCTTCACTACTGTGCTTCCGCAATTATCAAAGCCCTCAAGTTGTTAGTGGCCGCAGTGTCTGGTTGTGTTTTGCGCTGGGGCTGTTACTCTACTTTTTAGGCGACTTAGTCTTTGGCTATTACGAAGTTGTGCTTCGGTCCGAGCAGTCCGTTTCGATTGCCGACTTTTTCTACTTCGGCACCTACGCCCTGCTAGGAGTGGGCATGATCTTGGCAATTGCCAGTCGTCGATTAACGCTCGACCTCTGGCAGTGGGTACTAGTAGCTGTGGTTGGTTTGTTAGGTGCCCTGTTTGCTTTGTGGGTGAATCATGCTGCGGCCATGGCAAACCCGAGCGCACCGCTATTAGACCGTCTGGTTACTGCAGCCTATCCACTGTTTGATACAGCTCTGCTAATTATCACGACCATTCTGCTGTTGGCTTTCTGGGGCGGACGCTTTGCCCAAGCTTGGCGGTTGATTGCAGGCGGTGTATTGGCGCTGTATGTCGCTGATTCCTACTACCAATATGCGTCGAACGCTTTCAAGGATTATCAAAGCGGTAGTCTAACTGAAGTGTTTTTTGTGCTGTTTCCGGTCTTATTTGCCATTGGAGCAGCAGTGGAATACGAATTATCGAATAAATCTCGTCGGGGAATCCGCAGACGATAGGGAATTGTTTGCCTCTCAATCCTAGAATTGAGAGGTATCAAACTGTTTTCGCCTCATGGCCCGCAGCAAGCTGACCGATGCCGATCGAGCTGAGATCCTTCGCCTTTATCGCCAGAGCGAAGAAACCACAGCAACTCTAGCCGAGCGCTACGGCGTTAGCGGTAGTACAGTCAGTCGTATTCTCAAAGACGGCTTACCAGCACGTGAGTACAACAACCTGATTAGTCGCAAGCGAGCGAGTCGTCCAACTGCCGCAGAGGACGCTCCAGGCGAAAGTGATGAGCAGGGAGCTAACCAACTCTCAGTTCTGTCTATCCCTGAAGCAGCGCTGGAAACTACTGATGCCGATTTGGCTGAAGACACCGAAGAAGATGAGGTCGCTGGCACTGACCCTGACACTGAAGTTGGCGCTCTGATCGCTGAACTGGCTGCCGAGCTCGCGTCAGATCTCGCATCCGATCGTGAGAGGTCTGACCCTCAGGAGACTGTCGCCGAAGAACTAGACACTGAAGAACCAGACACCGAAGAACTAGACACTGAAGAACTGGATACAGACCAATCCGAGGCCGCCATCCTCGAAGTTAGCGAGCCAGTCCCTGCACCTGAACCTCCGACCCCAGTTCTTTCTGTAGCTCGCCCAATTCTCAAATCGGTGCCAGCGCCTAGCAAAGTGGCGGACTTGGAGCCTAAATTACCCACAGCTGATACCCGCCTACTCAACGATGAGTTTGGCGCAGGCGGTGACTTAGAAGACGACCTGGACAGCCCAGACTTTGAGGACGACGACGAGGACGACGAGGACAAAGACCTGGACGAGGGCGAGGAAGCTGAAACCGCTGGATCAAGCCTACGCTTGCATTCCGAGCAGGGAGAGCCGATCCGCATTCTGCCCCTCGAGAGCGCTCAATTTCCTCGAGTCTGCTACATCGCTGTGGACCGGCGCACCTCAGAGCTAGTCACTCGTCCCCTCAGGGACTTTGGCGATTTGGGCCAATTCCCGCCAGATGAGGTGCAAGAAAAAACGTTGCCAGTGTTTGACAACCATCGGGTTGCCAGCCGCTTCTCTAATCGCGCGCAACGCGTGATCAAGTTCCCTGGCAACCTCCTAGCGAAGACCCACGCCTATCTTCAAGCAAAAGGCATTACTCGCCTGCTGATTGATGGTCGGGTTTACGCTCTGGACTTGCAGCCTTAACAGCGGTTTCTAGAGGAGTTTGAGCAGGTAGGGCTGACGCTGGCTCAAGACTGGGTAGAGGAGGCATCGCCAACTGGGCGGGTTGTGCCAGAGGATCAACCTGCTCCTGCAGGTCATTGGTGGTTGACACCAGCGTGCTGAGGCCATTGACCAGCTGACGCAGATTAGTGCGGAATTGTGGGTCTCCCGTCAGTTCGTCTAGATCGGCAGTAATCTTCTGGGCGTTTTGGAAGGTGGCACGGGCAGAATCGAGCGTTTCCCGCAGGGACGCCACCGTAGTCGGATTACCAGCCTGATCAGACAGACTACGCACACTGACTGCTGCCGCTGCTGCGTTGGTGGAGAGAGCCTCCAAATTGCGCACAAACTCACCGTTTTCGGCTAAAGGCCGGAGCGATGCCACTACCACACGCACATCAGCCGAGGTCGCAGCCAGACTGTCCAGCGTACGGGCAATGCTGGAGCGATTGGTGGCGAGGATGCCATTAACATTCTCCGCGGTATTACCGAGGCGATCTGCAGCTCGGCTCACAGAACCTGCCAGCACATCCACGTTATCTAAGCGCTTCTCGGTGGATTTAGAGAGCTGGTTCAGGCTCTTACTGAGCTGAGAGACACTGCTAGCCGCTTCACCAATGTTTTGAGTGGTGACGTTGATGTTTTCCAGAATGCGGGCATTGCTCAGGCGCTCGGCCAGCTCACCATACATGCTCAGAATTTGGTCAAAGCTCACCCCCGTCTCACCGCTCAAAACAGCGTTGTTACAGATGATCACATCTGAGTCACAGGTAGGAGAAGCAGGGCCATTAACGTTGTTGTCGGGAACTCTAGCCAGAGGTGTGATGTCAACAGTGGTTTCGCTGACTAAGCCTGACTGGTTAGAGGAAATCTGGGACCGGCGGGGAATGAGCAGATCGTCGCGGTTGACCTCGACCAGTACGCTCACACCGTTGGGACCCGGTTCAACTTGCTTGACCTGCCCAATGTTTACGCCTCGAAAACGCACAGGAGCACCACGCCGCAGTCCACTGGCTGTTTCGAATTGCACCGTGAACTGAAAGCTATTGGCCCCAGGTTGAAAACCGCGCAGCCAGAGAATAATGCCCCCAAACAAACCGATCCCCAGGAGGATCAAAAGACCCAGGGTTCCTTCGCGCCTGAGCACCTGTGCATTCATCTTGTTCTCTCCGGTTACCGATCAGCACTTTCAAGAGTCTACAGGGCCGACTCAGCCTCCCGATCGCGCACGTGGATCGGTCCGTCTAAACTGCCCTGGAAGAATTGGTGGACGTAGGGATCATCAGTAGTATCAATTTCATCAACCCCGCCATCCCAACGCACTTTACCGCCGTAGAGCAGCACCACCCGGTCAGCTGTACGGCGAATAGTGCTCTCTTGGTGGGTAACAATCACGTAAGTCTCACAGACTTTTTGAGCGAACTGCAATTCGCGAATTAGGTCTTCAATAACGGTAGAAGCGATCGGGTCAAGACCCGCTGTGGGCTCGTCATAGAGCAGGATCTGAGGGTCATCGGAGGGATCAGTCGGATCCTCCATAATGGCGCGGGCAAAGCTGACACGCTTACGCATACCGCCAGACAACTGAGCTGGATAGCGGTCCTCAATGCCCTTAAGGCCCACCCGCTCTAATTTGTCCGCCACAATCTTCTGAATCTCTCGCCGGGACAGGTTCGAATGCTCGTACAGATAGAAGCCGACATTTTCACCCACCGTGAGCGAGTCAAACAGGGC
This region includes:
- a CDS encoding glycosyl hydrolase family 57: MTAFSPTSTQPSDLPVLIEGLPNICGWEDRVVEVMSSTAPVFLERTPVRLEQVQAAFAIALHMHQPTIPAGAQGELISNLQHMFEHPGEGDNHNAGPFAWCYGRMGEFIPKLVHSGRQPRVMLDYSGNLLWGLQQMTDSGRLGPELLDNLRRITTDPAYWPCVEWLGTMWSHTVVPSTPIPDLKLHIRAWQHHFASLFGWEALSRVRGFSPPEMHLPNHPDTLYEFVKALRDCGYRWLLVQEHSVEMLQGGPIDHKHLPHRLIARNSQGEEVSITALIKTQGSDTKLVGQMQPYYEAKTLARQELAGVEIPPLVSQIGDGENGGVMMNEFPSAFFQAWEQIGPEGVIGLNGGEYLELIEAAGCDPNQFPPCQAVGQHRIWAQLGDQPPTPERLEQAIEQLRQSDSNFHLDGASWTNDRSWVKGYENVLTPMNQLSALFHRKVQADTQEPRYRNALLYLLLSQTSCFRYWGQGIWTEYARELYRRGLAILEHDF
- the crtH gene encoding carotenoid isomerase, whose product is MDADVIVIGSGIGGLVTATQLAAKGARVLVLERYLIPGGSAGFFEREGYRFDVGASMIFGFGSQGTTNLLTRALSSVGMSLETIPDPVQIHYHLPDSLDLKVHRDYEKFLQELSARFPHERQGIRRFYDECWQVFNCLNSMELLSLEEPRYLTRVFFQRPLSCLGLVKYLPQNVGDVARRHISDPALLKFIDMECYCWSVVPADMTPMINAGMVFSDRHYGGINYPKGGVGRIAEALTTGLEKAGSEIRYGARVTQVLTEQGRAVGVKLATGETLQARRVVSNATRWDTFEKLLPAANLPTRERRWQQRYRQSPSFLSLHLGVKADLLPRGTECHHIMLEDWQHIEAEQGTIFVSIPTLLDPSLAPPGHHIIHAFTPSWLSEWQGLSSSQYEQAKAAAATRLIQRLEAIFPGLEAAIDFQEVGTPRTHRRFLGRRNGTYGPIPARKLPGLLTMPFNRTAVPHLYCVGDSTFPGQGLNAVAFSGFACAHRVAVDLGL
- a CDS encoding late competence development ComFB family protein; translation: MTIEEIVEQAFCNHCLTPSMEFEINHLCESDTIPSIGDYLALDRLQAALRTGEVRTLPRKQYINVMEELVLMETMAQADAFEADWQLNIDIGEVVAYALNRLQPLYATTHEGAKYQRQRGRAELQGVIATCVRAAITHHLGCPAFFPERRVLKEMTPEDVADQVSAVLEVNAERFALTATLSESLDDICES
- a CDS encoding MlaD family protein, which codes for MNAQVLRREGTLGLLILLGIGLFGGIILWLRGFQPGANSFQFTVQFETASGLRRGAPVRFRGVNIGQVKQVEPGPNGVSVLVEVNRDDLLIPRRSQISSNQSGLVSETTVDITPLARVPDNNVNGPASPTCDSDVIICNNAVLSGETGVSFDQILSMYGELAERLSNARILENINVTTQNIGEAASSVSQLSKSLNQLSKSTEKRLDNVDVLAGSVSRAADRLGNTAENVNGILATNRSSIARTLDSLAATSADVRVVVASLRPLAENGEFVRNLEALSTNAAAAAVSVRSLSDQAGNPTTVASLRETLDSARATFQNAQKITADLDELTGDPQFRTNLRQLVNGLSTLVSTTNDLQEQVDPLAQPAQLAMPPLPSLEPASALPAQTPLETAVKAASPERKPDHQSAGE
- a CDS encoding helix-turn-helix domain-containing protein; protein product: MARSKLTDADRAEILRLYRQSEETTATLAERYGVSGSTVSRILKDGLPAREYNNLISRKRASRPTAAEDAPGESDEQGANQLSVLSIPEAALETTDADLAEDTEEDEVAGTDPDTEVGALIAELAAELASDLASDRERSDPQETVAEELDTEEPDTEELDTEELDTDQSEAAILEVSEPVPAPEPPTPVLSVARPILKSVPAPSKVADLEPKLPTADTRLLNDEFGAGGDLEDDLDSPDFEDDDEDDEDKDLDEGEEAETAGSSLRLHSEQGEPIRILPLESAQFPRVCYIAVDRRTSELVTRPLRDFGDLGQFPPDEVQEKTLPVFDNHRVASRFSNRAQRVIKFPGNLLAKTHAYLQAKGITRLLIDGRVYALDLQP
- a CDS encoding Npun_F0813 family protein, with the protein product MFILKRQDVEISTISHPQKAQQIPILHYQGQTFRLLSVFTGAQKDEALAFWRDLTENRGKACVLLEEPERYSVWGKVRLDELQSKAGGQGVLAVKEAKANPLWVQTCLLLLQGVYLEVEDFLGGRQARLFQHDLNEVFDQWNFPQTDTPERIEQLLSMDPLATLQLPPWDEQLLNVLIAELHRLGHTYFGNSSFAVRVLEALDAIPSSERSQALAWLRSTPKGKLWQ
- a CDS encoding HAD family hydrolase; translated protein: MTQTRLLIFDFDGTLVDSEAGIVAAIAQTVRAMGFPETMIEQWRNLIGIPLTDQLRLLLDEGDYERIPAIVAYYREVYNANVLEQTQPIPGMGALLAEVEAAGLRMVIASSKRGGSIELILEHLAWRHYFGAIFSPDVLTHYKPHPESVERALAQFGLPAEAALLIGDTTFDLEMAQAGGVRSCAVTWGVHSREQLASASPNYWADSIEQLRDAIFSTLSFEQALHISS
- a CDS encoding SGNH/GDSL hydrolase family protein; this translates as MFLKQFLTATAGATVTLSAVLGMAAAASAHTFSNLYVFGDSLSDVGQLFNATGGLFPPSPFYNNGRFSNGPVWVEYLAPQLGLGVDLNNDFALGGATTGTNNALDGLIDPTGTLNLPGLQQQIGSFTTTRPAADPNALYIVWAGANDYLGGGITNPAEPVSNLAQAITTLAGAGARTILVPNLPSLGALPNSQNPAGLNALSEAHNTGLALTLNGLSQTLPQVDLIPLDINSLFQQAIANPSQFGFTNVTAPCLLNLTCTNPDEFLFWDTLHPTTAGHEIVANFAFDILKADEPKPPTSVPEATPILGLLVLGGLGASSAFRRKMTKDTSTF